CAAAAAGGTTACAGCCCAATTTAAAGAAAGTGCAAGGTAGGCACCATTGCCTCAGCTTCTATGTTTAATGTGTTCTTCTCCACTGATTATTGATCCTAAGTTCCTTATAGTGCAAATATGCATGCATCACATCTTTCTCCAGCCAGCAAGACAATGTCAATAATGAATCAACTACTAGAACATATCTTTTGTCAATGCATTGCTTCAGTTCAGCAAAAgccaaggaaaagaaaaagaaatacagAAAACAGCAAGAGACATCACTGGTGAATGAGAACTAGTTCTCTGTTCCAGACTACCACAAACaaatgttttctttttcttttttttaaataatggaGTAGGGCACAGTTACTATATGTTCTCCTTATATCTAGGTCCCGTCCTTTTCACCTCCTAAAGCAAACATCCAGCCAGTAACAAGTGGTTCTTTAATAGGACTTTTTAACTGCACCTATTATCCCTATAATTGCTTTCAGAGCTCAACCTTTCCAGGAAACTAGCAGATACATGAAACTATAATCGAAGATACAAAGGATTCATATAGCTGATTCCAACTAAAAAGAGAACAAGAAACAAGTGATTGATACAGAACAGTAACCAATACTGCCAGTTCCCTTCTCGTATTTGGTGGGTGGTCTGGAAGGTGAGAAGCCAGAGATTCTTTGAAGGAAAACATGAAAGTGTATATAGATTAAACAgatgtatttttcttttagctTAATTGTGAAAACCTTGATGTAATGGAGCTAGGGCATGTAAGTCATGGCAACTCTCCCTGATAGAATTTAGGATTGCTGTTCATTAGACTACCTCAACTCCTTATGTGTGCAGCAATGGAGTAGAGATTTTTTGCTTTCTGTAATGCACACTCCACAGCATTCACTTGGTTTTGGTTGCCTATTCCTTACTGATCAAAAAGTAACCAGTATTGCCAGTAACATCTGACATGATCATAAGGTCATGTGGACTTTTTGGACGGAACATTATTCTTAAAGCAGCATACTTAACGAGAAATGAAAAGCTTGTCAATGAGACACTTCATTAAGTATATAATGAAACTCACCCGCATGTTGAGCATTTCTTGTGATGCTTGCAGAATATTGATAAACAAACAGAGCATAtgaaacccatatcaatagtgtTTTTATGGCAAAAGCACCTGAAAGTTAGTCACAAACATAATCAGATGAGAAGCTATACTTAGTTGAGTGTGAAGAGGAGCGAAGAGTAAACCCAACACCAATTTAGGGCTAAATTCAAGAATTTGTCAGAATGGACTGGAAACTGGAGcacatatttctttttttatttatttttgattaaggTAAAATTTGGAACACAGATTTATTTGGGTCCAGATAGCCTGAAATTCAATAAACACTCTGCTTTTGCTATTAGTGGGATAGATCTCCTTGATAAAAATTGTGTTCATTTTTTTGGGATAAGTATCTTATCAGAAGCTGCACTCAAAGTAAGTCGTAAGTTCTTAACACTCGTAATGGCTCAAAACTGCTGGAGTTTGGAAAGATATGGTTAAGACAGTTTTAACAGATGATACCAATATTATAATTGGTGAGTATTCTCACTAATATTTTATCTAGATGGATAAAGCACTTAAGAAAAAGAGTACATAAAATATGAGGATACTTACCAATTATAATATTACCACCTCATCATAtgagaaataatttaaataaaagacAAACTAATCACTTACGATGCGCGAAAGTCAACTCCAACAGGTCTGGGAAGTTGCAAAAAGCTCCGAGAATGTAAATCAGTCGCAAAAACTGTCTGTATTTATTACAGTCTCGTCAGTATTTTCAAATGAAAAATTACAGATCTCAAGACAAGACattctataaataaaacatctcaaaataaaCAAGGCATTTGACCATCTTAAAGATCACACCAGGAGAATGAAAACACGTGGTAACAGAAACATGATATCATATTGATGAGAAATAACTTTTTTAATAAGCAGTCGATTTCAACATAACTTCTGGTGTAGATACTGTATTCTAGTTATGAAAGTGGTTGTAGCAATGGGACATTGCATTTCCATGAAAAGTGAATGAAATGTTGAAAACAAGATCATACAACAATACATCTTCATTCATGATATTACCATTTCCTACTCTCAGAGACAAATCATGAACTGTTCACTTTAGAGGGCAAAAGGAAAAGTCATTGAACTGTGGTAGTCCGATGACATTTGGAGAAGTGTTTCTAAGTCCACAAAAAGTATATCGATACTTTTCAGTCATATCCTTTTAATAGCATGAGTTACAAATTGCCCGTACTTGGTTGATCACTGTATATCCAACCGCAACAGATAGGAGTACATATCAAAAGTTTGACACCAGATTCAAAAACTTTCGGAAGGTCTTTTTTAGTGTAAGCTCCTCGGAAACAAAAATTACATACGATAAGCAAATCGAAGTATAGGACTTGTTCAACATGCTTCCAAATCAGGCAGCACTGGAGACAACTGTAGATGTTCAATGTTGGATACAAGCTATTGACGAGTTAAAATGGAACTAGAGATAACTTAGTATTAACAATTTGAATAACACTTACAGAGAGATATTGAAACAGTCCATCTGATACTTGGGGTTTCAAATATACACCACCAGTTATGTAAGAAGCCTGTCCCCAGATGTGCACCATATTACATCAGTGAGCCAAAATATAACTCATGCTGGGAAAGAGCAGATATAAAACCAAATTGCAGGTATAGATATGCTACCTGCTGAAGAAAAGCAGAATGCTGAGATCCTATTACACACGAATCAATGGGTACCTgcaataaaaatgcattgtatTTCATAGAGTACACTTACAATATAACAATCTGTGTCCAGATCCCTAACTTTATAAATTCTACATTTATGAAGACAATGAGACAACTTTCTAATTAATCTAGGAGGAAATGAAACGATtacaaaattgaaaataaagagTTGCTTAATGCTCTATATACCATTGAACGTTGAGCTGAGAAAATTGAATTCATGACTGCAACATATCTGCAAAAAAAAGTACATGTTTCAGCAGAGAACCTAACAATGAGAAGATTGTAGATGCGGCTAAAATCCAACATACTGTCCGGGCCCATCTGGAGATCCATGCAGACACAATATCTGCCATAATTTCAGACACAACTTCTTAGCAAATATCAATATTCATACCCATTATAACAGAAAAGGAATCAAATTTTAAAGTACAAAACAGGAAAAAGCACGAATTTTTCCTAACAATTACCTTACTGCTAAAGGACAGTAAATGATCAAATTAGCAAACACAACAAAAGGGCATCAATGATGTAGCAATGTCTGATAATGTTACATTAAGAAATTGCCCATGAAATGGGACAGGAAATGGCAGCTAAAATGTAGGCATTTTATTGGGAATGgtagtttcattttttttacttgaTAAGGATGGGTATGGTAGTTTCATTATAACATTGGATAAAATTGCAGGACAAATAAATCAGGACACTTTGAAATTTAACTGATGGTTTTGTTTAAGATACATAAAACATAGAATAAATTAAAGTATTACCTTAccaaacccccccccccccattaaGCTGGTTATGCACCTTTGAGAGAAACACTCTTTCAGAAGTAACATGAAACATAAGAAGGTCAAAGAAGTCATTGGGGAAACCTGGTAGTTCGTTTTTCCCTTGGACGAGAGAAATTTCCATGGATAACATATTTGGCATAACAACATGTTATGCTAATAAATACTAAAATTTACTCTCCCAAATGGATCGACCAGGAAAATATCACATAAGAACAACATCTACAAATGTAACTAGATAAACATAATCCACAGAAATACTAGTAGAAATTCTCATAGCAAATTCCACCAATCTAAATTCCCAGAAAAATCCTTTTTCAGTTTCTTCTGAAATGAGGAACTTACCCGAGGCTGTGGATGAAGAGGACCTGAACGAAACACCCGTTGAATATCTAACAGTTCACACAAGTCAAGAGAAGCACTTCCTCTAAACAAACATGAATTCAAAGCTATGCACCATAACAGATAAAAACCAGTGGCAGATGTAGCTTATTAGCTACAGGTTCAACCAAACTCAGTATCTTTTAATACAAAAACGTGAATACATAAGTGAAAAATACTAAAATCttaacaaaatattatattctGAAACTATAATTTCAAAAGTACAACAAATTCAGAGCAAAAAACTTCAAAGGATGAACCTAGCAAGTTCAAATCTTGGATCCTTCTCTggataaaatcattaaaattgcAATTGAatgacaataaaaaaataaaaaacatgaACTGATTGAGGATACAGCACAAAGCCATAGAAAGTGAACCAGAAAGCAGAGAAAATCCAACTCCATCAACAGAGTCTTCTTCACTCAAGGACTCATCTTTATCCACAAAATCCTCCAGTTTCTCCAACAAGCACTCAGCCCTTTGCATTGATGAAGTAGACGAATCGAATACATAATCACATGAATTGTACCCAGTTGCAATCACAACCACCTGGTTCATCTGATTCAGTAAAAGTATCGAATTCAAGAAGGAAAGAACCTGCATTTTTCCCCATAAATTCCAgcatcaaaattcaataaatgcAAAATACAAGACTattcatttaaatttttttaaaaaaacaaattttggGTATTGGGATTTTGTTTACATGAGATAAGAATTTAGAGAATGTGAAGGCAGTGTTCTTCATTGAGCTCCAGAAGTAGGGATTTGTATCGAGCAGAACCATCAATAGGCTCACATCATCTGAAATTATT
This Solanum dulcamara chromosome 8, daSolDulc1.2, whole genome shotgun sequence DNA region includes the following protein-coding sequences:
- the LOC129901313 gene encoding general transcription and DNA repair factor IIH subunit TFB4; translated protein: MTPISSKLYADDVSLLMVLLDTNPYFWSSMKNTAFTFSKFLSHVLSFLNSILLLNQMNQVVVIATGYNSCDYVFDSSTSSMQRAECLLEKLEDFVDKDESLSEEDSVDGVGFSLLSGSLSMALCYIQRVFRSGPLHPQPRILCLHGSPDGPGQYVAVMNSIFSAQRSMVPIDSCVIGSQHSAFLQQASYITGGVYLKPQVSDGLFQYLSTVFATDLHSRSFLQLPRPVGVDFRASCFCHKNTIDMGFICSVCLSIFCKHHKKCSTCGSNFGEARKQDPSASDQRRTPDSS